TTTCCACGGTGCCGGTCGTGCTCGGCGAATAGTCGCTGGAGGGTGAGAGGTAGCCCTGGCCACCGCCGTCGGACGGGATGATGTCGCTCTCGGCGCCGCCCACACCGGCCTGGCTCCACGAGCCGTCGTACCACTTCTCCCAGGAACCGGTCGCCATCTTGTCGGCGATCGGGGCGCGTGCGACGTGCTGGAGCCACACCGCGGTGCCACCCGACTTGTCCAGCGTCCGGGAGGCGTAGAAGACGTAGAAGTAGCCGGAGGCGTAGTCGACGAAGAGGCGCGGGTCGCCGTCGCCGTAGTAGTACGAGGAGTTCGGGAAGGCCGTCGTGTTCTCGCGCGCCGTGCTGAACGGCGAGGTGACCGCGTGGCCGGTGATGGTCCAGGTGTGGCCCTGGTCGGTGGAGACGGCGTAGTCGATGGCATCGAAGTGCAGGCCGTCGCCGAAGGGCTGCGGGGTGAACTCGTTGTGCACCAGGCCGTACCAGTTTCCGGTGTCCGGATCGACCCAGATCCCGGTCAGGTCGCAGTAGTTCGCTTCGGCGTAGCTGGAACCGGCCGGAGCGTCGGTCGCGGTCAGGCCGGTCGGGCTGTTGTCGCAACGCGCGGTGGTGTTGGCGTTGCTGTCGCTGGAGTCGTTCGGATCGACGGCGTTGTCGAGAGTGCTGTCGGCGGTCGCCGTGTCGAAGCCGGAACCGGTGTAGAAGTCCCAGGCACGGCTGTCGGTGGCGCCGTAGAGCGAGTGCGAGGACTGATAGTAGAACTGGCCGTTCTGGGCTATGAACGGGCTCGACGGGGTGTCGTCGATGTTCGAGAACTGCACCGCGTTGCCGGCGCTGAGGGTGTACTGCGCGGCCGGCGCCGCCGCTGCGGCCCAATCCTCGTCCGCCTGGGACGGATCGCAGGCGGCCAGGCCGATCCGCGCGTTGTTCGTGATGGAGCTGCCTTGCACGGCCAGGCACTTGCCGGATTTCGCGGCGTAGATCGTGCCGTCGGGCAGGTGGTCGAACTGCAGCTCCGGGGCGCCGGAGCAGGTGTAGAGCTCGATCAGCGCGCCGGTGGCGTTCGAGCCCGAGGTCACGTCGAGGCACATGCCGAAGACGGTGACTTCGCCGTCGGACTGCCAGGTCCACTGCTGCGCGGTCGAGCCGTTGCAGGTGAATACCTGGATCGTATTGCCGTTCTGGGTGCCGAAATCGGCGTCGTCCAGGCAGAGCCCGCCGATGGTGACGGTGCCGGGCCCGGTCGCGGCGGTCGCCGGCGGCGACGAGAGCGCGGTGATGGATGCGGCGAGCGTGGCGGTGAGAGCGGTGGTGAGGGCGAGACGACGGAGGGGCCTCGTCGCCCTGGTCGTCCGAGTGGAATGCATCGCGATCCTTTCGGTGTGCGAACGGGTTGGCGCGGGGTGGAGCGCAGTGCCGGGCCTTGCGGCCCCTCGGTTCAGCTCTTGATGCCGGCTACGAGCGAGTCGATGAACTCGGCCCACTCGGCCCGGGTCGCGGGCTGGCCCGCGATGCCGGGTCGCCGCTGCCAGGGCCGCGGTCCCTGAGCCCGCCGGTACTCGACGCCGAGCGCGTCGAGCCGGGGCAGGTGCTGCGCGAGCCGCCGGGAGAACTCTGCGAAGTCGCGTCCGCCCTCGCTCCACAGCGCCTCGGCCAGCGCGCACAGCCGCGGGTAGGCGAAGTAGTCGACGGTGCGCGGCGAGTCCATGTGCTCGGTCCAGATGTTGGCCTGACCGCCCAGGATTCGCGCGGCCTCGGCGCCGGTCAGCTCCTCCGGCACCGGGTCGAAGGCATAAACGTCCTCGACGGTGACTGGGACACCCACCGGTATCGGCTCCTCGGCGAGCTCGGACTGCCGGTAGTCGAGGTAGACCTGGTCGTCCGGGCAGGCGACCACGTCATAGCCGCGCCGCGCGGCCGTGCGGGCCCCGGTCATCCCGCGCCACGACGCGATGACGGTCCCGCCGGGCACTTCGCCTTCGAGCAGTTCGTCCCAGCCGAAGACGCGGCGGCCACGACTCGTCACGTGACGTCCGAGTTCGCCGAGGATCCAGCCCTGCAGGCCCTCTTCGCCGTCGAGGCCGCGCTCCCGGATGAGCTGCTGCGTACGCGGATCCGCGCGCCAGCCGTCCTTGGGGCACTCGTCGCCGCCCAGGCCTATATAAGGGGACGGAAACAGCTCCATGACTTCGTCGAGCACATCCCGGAAGAAGTCGATCGTCGATTCCTCGGCGTTGATCAGATGCGTGCTGATCCCCCAGCGGGTGCGCACGCGCGAGTCGCGTCCGATGTCGGTGCCGAGCTCCGGATACGCGGCGATGGCAGCCTCGCTGTGGCCGGGCAGGTCGATCTCGGGTACCACGACGATGTGGCGTTCGGCCGCGTACGCAACGATTTCGCGGATGTCCTGCCGGGTGTAGCAACCGCCGTGCGGACGGCCGTCGCCCGGCGAGTCCGGCGCGGCGCCGAGCTGGGATTCCCTGCGCCAGGAACCGATCTCGGCCAGCTTCGGGTAGCGCTGGATCTCGATGCGCCAGCCCTGGTCGTCGGTCAGGTGCAGATGCAGGGTATTGAGACGGTGCACGGCCATCAGGTCGATGAACCGCAGCACATCCCGGGTGGGCATGAAGTGCCGGGCCACATCCAGCATCACGCCGCGCCAGCGGAACCGCGGCGCGTCCTCGATCAGCACGGCGGGCACGCGCCAGTCGGCGTCGCTGACCAGGGCGCGCCGGTAGATCGCGGGCGGCAGGAGTTGGCGCACCGCCTGGCAGCCGTAGAACGCGCCCGCCGCGTCGCCCCCGGTGACGGTGATCCGCTCCGGCTCCACCTCGAGCCGGTAGGCCTCCGCGCCGAGCACGGGGTCCACCTGCAGCCGGATCGAACCGCCGCCGGCCGTGATCGGCAGCGGCAGCCCCGTCGCGGGCCGCAGCGCGCCCTGGAGCCAGTGCGCGAGGCCGGCGAGCGGCGGCTGCGCGGTGAGCGAGGTGGACGGGTCGAAGGTGAATGCGCCGGTGCCCGTCCGGGATCGGGCGGGACGGGGAAGCAGCATGTGAGCGTTCATCCCTTCACGGCCCCGGCGGAGACGCCGGAGACGAGCTTGCGTTGGACGAGGAGGAAGAAGACCACCACCGGCAGCGAGAAGACGACCGAGCCGGCCATCTGGCCACCGAAGTCGGTGCCGGTGTTCGGGGTGCTGAAGGTGGCCAGCCAGACCGGGAGGGTGTACTGGTTCTGCTCCTTCATGAAGGTGTAGGCGATCAGGTAGTCGTTCCAGGCGGTGATGAACGCGAACACGCTCGAAGCGATCACGCCCGGCGCGACCAGCGGGAACAGGATGCGGGTGAGCACCTGCCAGGTCGACGCGCCGTCGATGCGCCCGGCCTCCTCCATCTCGACCGGGACGGCCAGGAAGAACCCGCGCATCACCCAGATGGTGAACGGCAGCACCAGGGCGACGTAGGCGAGGATCAGCCCGAGGTAGCTGCCGATCAGGCCGAGCCGGTCGAACACCAGGAAGGTGGGGATCAGCAGGGCGGCCGGCGGCAGCATCTGGACGACGAGGACGCCGACCATCACGGCGCGCCGCCCGCGGAAGCGGAAGCGGGTGAGCGCCGCCGCGGCGAAGACGGAAAGCAACACCGCCGCCAGCACGGTCACCCCGACGACGATCACGCTGTTGCGAAGGTCGTCGCCGAACGAGGTCTGCGTCACCGCGACCCGGAAGTTGCCGAGGGTCGGGCTGCGCGGCAGGAACAGCGGCGTCGAGGTCATCACCTGCGACCTCGGCTTGAACGCCGTGTTGAGCATCCAGTAGATCGGAAACGCCCACACCAGGCAGAACAGGATCGCGGCGACGCGGGCGAGGTTGCCCCCGCGCGAGCGGCCGGATCCGCCGGGGCCGCCGCGGCGCGCGCGGCGCAGGGGTTGTGCGGTGCTCACAGGTCCTCCCCGGAACGCAGCAGGCTGCGGATGTAGGTGGCGGTCAGCCCGAGCAGGATCACGGTGGTGACCACGGCGAGGGCCGCGCCCTGCCCGACCCGGAAGGTGACGAAGGCGGTCTGGAAGGCATAGACGCCCAGGGTGGTGGTGGCGCCGTTCGGCCCGCCGCCGGAGACCAGCCAGATCTGGTTGAACACGTTGAAGTCCCAGATCACCGACATCAGGGTGATCAGCTTCAGGCTGGGCCGCAGGTAGGGCAGCGTGATCGACCACCACGCGCGCAGCTCTCCGGCGCCGTCGATGCGCGCGGCCTCGAGCGGCTCGGTGGGCATCTGGCTCAGCGCGGCGTAGAGGGTGAGCGCGATGAAGGGCACCGCCTGCCAGACGATCAGCAGCCAGATCTCCAGGTAGGCGAGCGTCGGGTCGTTCGCCCAGTCGGTCTGGGTGAGATCGCCGAACAGGTGCGTCTGCGTCAGCAGCCAGTTCACCACGCCGTATCCGGGCTGGAAGAGCCAGCTCCACACCAGCGAGGAGGCCACCGTCGGCATCGCCCAGGCCAGCACCAGCACGACCGTCGTGGTGGTGCGCAGCACCCGGCCGAGCCGGGTGAGCAGCTGGGCCACGCCGATGCCGACGAGCATGCTGCCGGCCACCATGGCGGCCGTGAACAGCACGCTGCGGATCAGGGCGTGCCAGAAGCCGGGGTCGGCGAGCAGATCGCTGTACTGGCGTGCGCCGGCCATCCGGTAGAAGCCGGTGAACAGCGAACGCTGGTCGTAGTCGGTGAACGAGGTGAACAGGAGGTAGCCGATGGGCGCGACGGTGAAGACCAGCATCACCAGGCCGGCCGGGCTCAGCAGCCACCAGGCGGTGCGGGCCTCGCGCCCGCGGCGGCGTCGGGAGGGGGCCGCCGGGAGCACGGACCCGGGGGAGTCCGTGCTCACCGGCTTCGCCAGCGTGTCCGTCATCAGTTCGCGGTGTTGAGGATCGGGTCGGCGGCCGAGTCGAAGGTGCCGGCCGCGCCCTGCGCGGTGGCGGTGCCGGAGGCGATCGAGGAGAACAGGTTATTGATGTTCTTGGCACCCTCGATCTGGGCCCAGTTCGGGCTGGCCGGGGTCGCCTGGGAGCTCAGGGCGGCGGTGAAGAAGGCCTGGTCGAGCGAAGGCACCGTGCCGGCGGCGGCCTGGATGGACTGGGCGCTGTTGGGGATCCAGCCGTCGTGCCCGACCACCCACTGCTGCTCGATCTGCGGCGAGGCGGCGATCTTCGCCCACTCCACCGCGAGTTCGGCGTCGGCGCTCTTGGCCGCGATGCCCCAGTCGGAGCCGCCGAGCATCACCGGCTGGTTGTGGCCGGACTGGCCCGGGAACGGGAAGGTGCCCAGATCCGCGTCGGTGAGCTTCGGGTTGTCCTTCTCGATGATGGCGAGCGAGCTGCTGGTGGACAGGATCGCCCCGGCATGCCCGTCGGCGAAGACCTGGTTCTGGTCCGGGGTGGTGGTGTCCAGGGTGCGCGAGCCGGCCGTGGAGTAGGCGTTCTCGAAGGTCTTGAAGGCGGCGAGTCCGGCCTGGGCCTTGGCGGAGGCGAAGCCGGAGGTCCAGGTGCCGTTCGCCTGCGTGGCGATCTGCCCGCCGGCGTCCCAGACGAACTGCATGCCGCCGTACCAGTCCTGGCCGGGCAGGTAGAAGGCGGAGAAGCTCGGCGAGTGGTTCGCCGCCTTGACCTTGTCCAGGTCCGCGGTCAGCTGCGCGTAGGTGGTGGGCGCGGCAGTGATCCCGGCCTTGGCCCACAGGGTCTTGTCGTAGATCACCGCGCGGGCGCCGGCGAATCCGGGCACCGCGTAGAGCGAGCCGTCGACGGTGGCCGGATCGACCAGACCGCCGAGCCAGGTCTGACCCTGCTTCAGGTCGGTGGCGTACGAGGAGAGGTCCAGCAGGCCGCCGTTGGTGGCGAAGCTGGCCACCTGGGTGTTGCCCAGGTCGAGCACGTCCGGCGGATTGCTGGTGGCGAGCGCGGTCGTGATCTTCGTGGTGATGTTGGTCCACTCCTGCACCTGCAGGTCGACCTTCGCGCCG
This genomic window from Actinospica robiniae DSM 44927 contains:
- a CDS encoding beta-N-acetylhexosaminidase, which gives rise to MLLPRPARSRTGTGAFTFDPSTSLTAQPPLAGLAHWLQGALRPATGLPLPITAGGGSIRLQVDPVLGAEAYRLEVEPERITVTGGDAAGAFYGCQAVRQLLPPAIYRRALVSDADWRVPAVLIEDAPRFRWRGVMLDVARHFMPTRDVLRFIDLMAVHRLNTLHLHLTDDQGWRIEIQRYPKLAEIGSWRRESQLGAAPDSPGDGRPHGGCYTRQDIREIVAYAAERHIVVVPEIDLPGHSEAAIAAYPELGTDIGRDSRVRTRWGISTHLINAEESTIDFFRDVLDEVMELFPSPYIGLGGDECPKDGWRADPRTQQLIRERGLDGEEGLQGWILGELGRHVTSRGRRVFGWDELLEGEVPGGTVIASWRGMTGARTAARRGYDVVACPDDQVYLDYRQSELAEEPIPVGVPVTVEDVYAFDPVPEELTGAEAARILGGQANIWTEHMDSPRTVDYFAYPRLCALAEALWSEGGRDFAEFSRRLAQHLPRLDALGVEYRRAQGPRPWQRRPGIAGQPATRAEWAEFIDSLVAGIKS
- a CDS encoding carbohydrate ABC transporter permease; amino-acid sequence: MSTAQPLRRARRGGPGGSGRSRGGNLARVAAILFCLVWAFPIYWMLNTAFKPRSQVMTSTPLFLPRSPTLGNFRVAVTQTSFGDDLRNSVIVVGVTVLAAVLLSVFAAAALTRFRFRGRRAVMVGVLVVQMLPPAALLIPTFLVFDRLGLIGSYLGLILAYVALVLPFTIWVMRGFFLAVPVEMEEAGRIDGASTWQVLTRILFPLVAPGVIASSVFAFITAWNDYLIAYTFMKEQNQYTLPVWLATFSTPNTGTDFGGQMAGSVVFSLPVVVFFLLVQRKLVSGVSAGAVKG
- a CDS encoding carbohydrate ABC transporter permease, which gives rise to MTDTLAKPVSTDSPGSVLPAAPSRRRRGREARTAWWLLSPAGLVMLVFTVAPIGYLLFTSFTDYDQRSLFTGFYRMAGARQYSDLLADPGFWHALIRSVLFTAAMVAGSMLVGIGVAQLLTRLGRVLRTTTTVVLVLAWAMPTVASSLVWSWLFQPGYGVVNWLLTQTHLFGDLTQTDWANDPTLAYLEIWLLIVWQAVPFIALTLYAALSQMPTEPLEAARIDGAGELRAWWSITLPYLRPSLKLITLMSVIWDFNVFNQIWLVSGGGPNGATTTLGVYAFQTAFVTFRVGQGAALAVVTTVILLGLTATYIRSLLRSGEDL
- a CDS encoding extracellular solute-binding protein, encoding MIRTRIGAAAVLGAAAMVLSACSTGSAGGGADAPQSSVAAVDGTGKTLTVWVMDGDYSTATLAAIDSAFTKATGAKVDLQVQEWTNITTKITTALATSNPPDVLDLGNTQVASFATNGGLLDLSSYATDLKQGQTWLGGLVDPATVDGSLYAVPGFAGARAVIYDKTLWAKAGITAAPTTYAQLTADLDKVKAANHSPSFSAFYLPGQDWYGGMQFVWDAGGQIATQANGTWTSGFASAKAQAGLAAFKTFENAYSTAGSRTLDTTTPDQNQVFADGHAGAILSTSSSLAIIEKDNPKLTDADLGTFPFPGQSGHNQPVMLGGSDWGIAAKSADAELAVEWAKIAASPQIEQQWVVGHDGWIPNSAQSIQAAAGTVPSLDQAFFTAALSSQATPASPNWAQIEGAKNINNLFSSIASGTATAQGAAGTFDSAADPILNTAN